In Haemorhous mexicanus isolate bHaeMex1 chromosome 6, bHaeMex1.pri, whole genome shotgun sequence, a single window of DNA contains:
- the AKIP1 gene encoding A-kinase-interacting protein 1 codes for MAVARDVLERARRRAAGSAPAPVPDQDRERLNAAFASIVKLMRGVSKECEKCYGAMATNKCKENEIKHFCKYHGKSVERKMDPTEEEGTEDSIEPSQAQSCQQRPRRPSKDFYIEVSPGIYSVTAISEDMVEQTHVVDVNAGQSVDLTFVL; via the exons ATGGCGGTGGCGCGCGATGTGCTGGAGCGGGCGCGGCGGCGCGCGGCGGgctcggccccggccccggtCCCG GACCAGGACCGGGAACGCCTCAATGCAGCGTTCGCTTCGATTGTGAAGTTGATGAGAGGAGTCTCAAAGGAATGCGAG AAGTGCTATGGGGCTATGGCAACCAACAAGTGCAAAGAGAATGAAATCAAACACTTCTGCAAATACCATGGCAAGTCAGTAGAAAGAAAGATGGATCCCACAGAAGAAGAG gggACTGAAGATTCTATAGAACCCAGCCAAGCTCAAAGTTGCCAGCAAAGG ccCAGAAGACCTTCCAAAGATTTCTACATTGAAGTTTCTCCTGGCATCTATTCTGTCACAGCAATCTCAGAAGACATGGTGGAACAAACCCATGTAGTAGATGTCAATGCAGGACAAAGTGTTGATTTAACTTTTGTCCTGTGA